In a genomic window of Pelotomaculum thermopropionicum SI:
- the PaaJ gene encoding acetyl-CoA acetyltransferase yields MANAVIVGGVRTAIGRIGGTLKNVQAEELAAHVIGEILKRTEVEGREVDEVILGQAKQSCDAPNIARVSSLMAGLPIEVPAYTVHRQCGSGLQALINAAQQIRLDESGIIVAGGVESMSTAPYYLRFARYGYGAGNGEILDPNTESQPRSQPESCYGRLTMGMTAENLAVKYSISRAEQDEFALWSQEKAWAAIESGRFRPEITPFTVDSGKGKSTVFDTDEHPRKTSLEALSKLKPAFKENGTVTAGNSSGRNDGAAAVVMMAEEKARERGLFPYFRVVSYAASAVSPEIMGIGPVYATRRALDRAGLRLEDIDLIELNEAFAAQSLAVLRELQPDRERVNVNGGAIALGHPLGMSGARLVVTLIHEMVRRDSRYGLATLCIAGGQGLAMIVEKVKN; encoded by the coding sequence ATGGCAAACGCTGTTATTGTGGGAGGAGTGCGCACTGCCATCGGGCGCATCGGGGGCACCTTGAAAAATGTCCAGGCAGAGGAGCTGGCCGCCCACGTAATCGGTGAAATATTGAAAAGAACGGAAGTGGAAGGGAGAGAAGTTGACGAGGTAATTCTGGGCCAGGCCAAGCAAAGCTGTGACGCCCCCAATATTGCCCGGGTTTCCTCTTTGATGGCCGGCCTGCCCATTGAGGTGCCGGCCTACACCGTGCACCGCCAGTGCGGTTCAGGTCTGCAGGCCCTGATTAACGCAGCCCAGCAGATCAGGCTGGACGAATCCGGGATAATCGTGGCAGGCGGGGTGGAGAGCATGAGCACCGCTCCCTATTACCTCCGCTTTGCCCGCTACGGCTACGGCGCGGGAAACGGCGAAATACTTGACCCGAATACGGAAAGCCAGCCCCGCTCGCAGCCGGAGAGTTGTTACGGCCGTCTGACCATGGGCATGACCGCCGAGAATCTGGCCGTTAAATACAGCATCAGCCGCGCCGAGCAGGACGAGTTTGCCCTCTGGAGCCAGGAGAAGGCCTGGGCCGCCATTGAAAGCGGCAGGTTCCGCCCGGAAATTACGCCTTTTACCGTTGATTCGGGCAAAGGGAAGAGCACGGTTTTCGATACGGACGAGCATCCCCGCAAAACCAGCCTGGAGGCTTTAAGCAAGCTTAAACCGGCTTTTAAGGAGAACGGCACGGTTACCGCCGGAAACTCTTCCGGGCGGAACGACGGGGCAGCGGCCGTAGTCATGATGGCAGAGGAAAAGGCCAGGGAAAGAGGGTTATTCCCTTATTTCCGGGTGGTTTCCTATGCGGCATCGGCTGTCAGCCCGGAGATAATGGGCATCGGGCCGGTTTATGCAACCCGCAGGGCGCTTGACAGGGCCGGCCTGCGGCTGGAGGATATCGACCTGATCGAGCTGAACGAGGCTTTTGCGGCGCAGTCGCTGGCGGTACTAAGGGAACTGCAACCTGACCGGGAACGGGTCAATGTAAACGGCGGGGCAATTGCCCTCGGCCACCCGCTGGGGATGTCAGGAGCAAGGCTGGTGGTTACGCTTATTCACGAAATGGTCCGGCGGGACAGCCGTTACGGCCTGGCCACTCTTTGCATTGCCGGCGGCCAGGGCCTGGCCATGATTGTCGAGAAGGTAAAAAACTGA
- the AtoA gene encoding acyl CoA:acetate/3-ketoacid CoA transferase, beta subunit: MSKDSKVTIAKRAAMELKDGWIVNLGVGIPTLAVNYLPPGRRVFIQSENGILGVGPMPAPEEADPDIINAGRQPVTIIPGGSFFDSALSFGMIRGGHLDATIIGALEVSERGDIANWILPGKDVLGMGGAMDLVVGAKKVIVATQHVAKSGKPKILPECTLPLTAPSAAHMIITEYAVFSFQDGVLVLDEIAPDITLDGLKEITPAKYEVSPELKVMEVC, from the coding sequence ATGTCTAAGGACAGCAAGGTAACTATTGCCAAAAGGGCGGCAATGGAGCTTAAAGACGGCTGGATTGTGAACCTGGGGGTGGGCATACCGACTTTGGCGGTCAATTACCTTCCGCCCGGCCGCAGGGTATTCATTCAGTCGGAAAACGGCATCCTTGGGGTGGGGCCAATGCCGGCGCCGGAGGAGGCCGACCCCGACATCATCAACGCCGGCCGGCAGCCGGTAACCATTATTCCCGGAGGCAGCTTTTTTGACAGCGCGCTGTCGTTCGGCATGATCCGCGGCGGGCACCTGGACGCCACCATCATTGGCGCCCTGGAGGTAAGCGAGCGCGGCGATATTGCCAACTGGATCCTGCCCGGCAAGGACGTGCTCGGCATGGGCGGAGCGATGGACCTTGTGGTGGGAGCGAAAAAGGTAATTGTTGCCACCCAGCATGTGGCAAAAAGCGGAAAACCGAAAATACTGCCGGAATGCACCCTGCCCCTCACCGCCCCTTCGGCGGCCCACATGATAATAACCGAGTACGCCGTGTTCAGCTTCCAAGACGGTGTCCTGGTGCTGGATGAGATTGCCCCCGACATAACGCTGGACGGCCTGAAAGAGATAACCCCGGCTAAATACGAGGTCTCTCCGGAACTAAAGGTAATGGAGGTATGCTGA
- a CDS encoding hypothetical membrane protein (containing uncharacterized protein family (UPF0169)) has translation MNWLAGKNKEKLKDKILFLFCLMNSAGCSLAKMSKTNNLAGVIIMNKFKSLAIISVLSVLATAAFVAWGFALHPRELWAAEQSAAALEGPEAAQVAGSLSELKERLWKASGLKETYDILEFFNRLPGPDAAAAQVLLDYLKEAPRTDVWKITDALVNLMTDDQVAQLARESGAYPEANFTSYLAPVLAARAGNAAVLADAILNLQKTPASGYYRKLVETAWQKVFADPGEAARWLDEVYSRLTDPLARENLVSAVNDTACELAGDKRAAAVSWLWQAQEQEKNTAARFQQLLNLYLLGEARALGQIKELYGGLASAEEKVDIVREAANAARWRLTGAARDAVVNWLWQAAEKDPLPFSRQQCLAALVNLGEKGALERLVSDIDENGLSVLEEGGRALSPALDWQLLQEAGEKYPQSYLARGIKAYEEVRGEPYFEMERRKQQGNWDVYFYGDEQYDPEREIPGWEKFLAEFPGHPGADDAAYRLARCYEIEGRWTDALNTLRKALSLPDGDIRYHAAGRLVYVLDVRMTYDQLKELSQAREQSKKLDPSLKPLVDYSLAVKELRRDNYRQTAGMLEEFLKQYQDFGENQGALPFNQLNYQLKYDFRSSVKKQQAAVEELAALEVQWKKSGNPADLYRLAAAIFHDQTLYYNHLWSGWRQSYNWQGYINATGRGRAPVEMASFAREMINYNHCLPYFQQVYRDPSSSPELKARALYSAGLCYTGLDEWGVDAYLAFTPSEIREKIISIYQQFIREYPGSSMADDALLALGAYTGDAGYLQKIVEDYPQGDMLEKAKNLMEEMKSPYYTNRPDSLYGWPLPFKALSLDDASVPGEVSAWAAGNRAQPFTGVKTAGGWSYLLVTAGEKPTAGYSVEIISISDDGRGRLKVNYRIAAPQPGIAAAQVLTYPYALARIPATAAAVEFAEIKN, from the coding sequence GTGAACTGGTTGGCCGGTAAGAACAAAGAAAAACTGAAAGACAAGATATTATTTTTATTTTGTCTAATGAACAGCGCAGGCTGTAGTTTGGCAAAAATGTCCAAAACAAATAATCTTGCCGGGGTGATTATTATGAATAAATTTAAAAGTTTAGCGATAATTTCGGTTTTAAGCGTACTGGCAACGGCTGCCTTCGTTGCCTGGGGTTTTGCCCTGCACCCCCGGGAGCTTTGGGCCGCAGAGCAAAGCGCGGCTGCTTTGGAAGGGCCGGAGGCGGCGCAGGTGGCAGGGTCGCTGTCAGAGTTGAAAGAAAGATTGTGGAAAGCGTCAGGCTTAAAAGAAACGTATGACATTCTCGAGTTTTTCAACCGCTTGCCGGGGCCGGACGCCGCGGCAGCGCAGGTCCTGCTAGACTACCTCAAGGAAGCTCCCAGAACTGACGTCTGGAAGATAACGGACGCCCTGGTGAACCTGATGACGGACGATCAGGTCGCCCAACTGGCGAGAGAGAGCGGTGCTTACCCGGAGGCCAATTTCACCAGCTACCTGGCGCCCGTCCTGGCCGCCCGCGCCGGCAACGCCGCCGTGCTGGCGGACGCCATCTTGAACCTTCAGAAGACTCCCGCCAGCGGGTACTACCGCAAGTTAGTGGAGACGGCCTGGCAAAAAGTTTTTGCCGATCCAGGGGAAGCGGCGCGCTGGCTTGATGAGGTATATTCCAGGCTGACCGACCCGCTGGCCAGGGAAAACCTGGTGTCCGCCGTCAACGACACTGCTTGTGAGCTTGCCGGGGACAAGCGCGCGGCGGCCGTCAGCTGGCTGTGGCAGGCACAGGAACAGGAGAAGAACACCGCCGCCCGCTTCCAGCAACTCTTAAACCTCTACCTGCTGGGGGAAGCAAGAGCGCTGGGACAAATTAAAGAACTGTACGGCGGCCTGGCTTCGGCGGAGGAAAAAGTGGACATCGTCAGGGAAGCGGCGAACGCCGCCCGGTGGCGGCTGACAGGCGCCGCCAGGGACGCGGTGGTAAACTGGCTGTGGCAAGCGGCGGAAAAAGATCCCTTGCCTTTCAGCCGCCAGCAGTGCCTGGCCGCCCTCGTCAACCTGGGCGAAAAAGGAGCCCTGGAGCGGCTTGTGTCGGATATAGACGAAAACGGCCTGAGTGTGCTTGAAGAAGGCGGCCGTGCGCTGAGCCCCGCGCTGGACTGGCAACTGCTGCAGGAAGCCGGGGAGAAATACCCGCAAAGCTACCTGGCCCGGGGCATCAAGGCCTATGAAGAAGTGCGGGGAGAGCCTTACTTCGAAATGGAGCGCAGAAAACAACAGGGGAACTGGGATGTTTATTTTTACGGCGACGAGCAGTACGACCCGGAGCGGGAGATCCCCGGCTGGGAAAAATTCCTGGCTGAATTTCCAGGCCACCCCGGCGCGGACGACGCCGCTTACCGCCTGGCCCGCTGCTACGAAATCGAGGGGCGCTGGACCGACGCCTTGAACACCCTGCGCAAAGCTCTCTCCCTGCCTGACGGCGACATCCGCTACCACGCGGCCGGCAGGCTGGTCTACGTCCTAGACGTGCGGATGACTTACGACCAGCTGAAGGAACTGTCCCAGGCGCGGGAACAATCAAAAAAACTGGATCCGTCCTTAAAGCCGCTGGTTGACTATTCTTTGGCCGTAAAAGAACTTCGCCGGGACAATTACCGGCAGACGGCCGGCATGCTCGAAGAATTTTTGAAACAGTACCAGGACTTTGGGGAAAACCAGGGCGCTCTGCCTTTTAACCAGTTGAATTACCAGCTAAAATACGACTTCCGCAGCTCCGTTAAAAAGCAGCAGGCGGCGGTGGAAGAACTGGCCGCGCTGGAGGTTCAGTGGAAGAAGTCCGGCAACCCGGCCGATTTGTACAGACTAGCGGCAGCCATTTTCCACGACCAGACGCTTTATTACAACCACCTGTGGTCCGGCTGGCGGCAAAGCTATAACTGGCAGGGCTACATCAACGCCACGGGCCGCGGCCGCGCGCCGGTGGAAATGGCCTCCTTCGCCAGGGAAATGATCAACTACAATCACTGCCTGCCCTATTTCCAGCAGGTCTACCGCGACCCTTCCTCTTCGCCGGAGCTCAAGGCCAGGGCGCTGTACTCCGCCGGGCTGTGTTACACCGGGCTGGACGAGTGGGGTGTGGACGCTTATTTAGCCTTTACCCCCTCGGAAATAAGGGAGAAAATAATCTCTATTTACCAGCAGTTTATCCGGGAATATCCCGGAAGCTCCATGGCTGACGACGCCCTGCTGGCTCTCGGCGCCTATACCGGCGACGCCGGCTACCTGCAAAAGATAGTGGAGGACTACCCGCAGGGGGATATGCTGGAAAAGGCGAAAAATTTGATGGAAGAGATGAAATCGCCTTATTACACGAACAGACCAGATTCCCTGTACGGCTGGCCCCTGCCCTTCAAGGCATTGTCTCTTGATGATGCAAGCGTACCGGGAGAGGTCTCTGCGTGGGCGGCAGGTAACAGAGCACAGCCCTTTACCGGGGTAAAGACCGCCGGCGGCTGGAGCTACCTGCTCGTAACAGCCGGAGAAAAGCCCACCGCCGGCTACAGCGTGGAAATCATCAGTATTTCTGACGACGGCCGGGGCAGGCTGAAAGTCAATTACCGCATTGCGGCCCCGCAGCCGGGCATAGCGGCGGCCCAGGTACTGACATACCCGTATGCCCTGGCAAGGATCCCGGCGACTGCGGCAGCGGTGGAATTCGCGGAAATAAAGAATTAA
- a CDS encoding regulator of polyketide synthase expression: MTVTVSHLCKLPVFSGGLNIVAGRGGLNRQVNHVTVMEAPDFAEWVNGNEFILSTLYSFRNDIDLIVNVVRQLAEKKIAALAVKINRFINEIPPVIISLADEYDLPLFAVKREVKFREVISAISTEIINRQLRIIKDVNNRYEELLSHILKGDSIATFVNMLGSDLKCSCLCISLSGEVLASHLDKNNLPENFVDNALKAIGELKKNKTVHTRLNDFYLFPCLAQNKVMGYVVVAHPGEMDDRAFLLTRQMVSFLSIKLLEKHLMIETEQRMLASLVDEVLFRESSDEATLRDRVKLLGLKPQEYHFVLLLAFRHEISDDILQISIRQWVSRLRNLFPESAVFLKGNEIIGIVSLPGKSPLLDPNSIKRNLLNLMNEGIAKPQGEVDLGYSFAVKEICRLKECYEQARKAISIGRAFKPQNNVFFYGEFLKEALILRGIGSHEYNLLIKQLIDPLKKYDQKYNTELWPTLEKCLLVSSLEKVAQDLHIHISTLRYRLQRIYEITGVDYFTVQGKFLLNLAYIAEKLNAGQA; this comes from the coding sequence ATGACCGTAACCGTATCCCATCTCTGCAAGTTGCCTGTTTTTTCCGGAGGGCTCAATATCGTAGCCGGCCGCGGCGGCCTGAACCGGCAGGTAAACCATGTAACCGTAATGGAAGCGCCTGACTTTGCCGAATGGGTGAACGGCAACGAATTCATCCTGAGCACCCTTTACTCTTTCCGCAACGACATAGATTTGATCGTCAACGTAGTAAGGCAGTTAGCTGAAAAAAAAATAGCGGCACTGGCCGTCAAAATAAACCGCTTTATTAACGAAATTCCCCCTGTCATAATTTCCCTAGCTGATGAGTACGACCTGCCCCTTTTTGCGGTAAAAAGAGAGGTCAAGTTCAGGGAAGTAATAAGCGCGATCTCCACCGAGATTATAAACCGGCAGTTGCGCATAATTAAGGACGTGAACAACCGCTATGAAGAACTCTTATCCCATATTCTTAAGGGCGACAGCATTGCCACATTTGTCAATATGCTGGGCTCCGACCTGAAGTGCTCCTGCCTGTGCATTTCTCTTTCCGGGGAGGTTCTGGCCTCCCACCTGGATAAAAACAACCTGCCTGAAAACTTTGTCGATAATGCCCTCAAGGCGATAGGTGAACTGAAGAAAAACAAAACGGTGCATACCCGCCTTAATGATTTTTATCTCTTCCCCTGCCTGGCCCAGAATAAAGTCATGGGCTATGTGGTGGTGGCCCATCCCGGCGAAATGGATGATCGCGCTTTTCTGCTGACCAGGCAGATGGTTTCCTTCCTGTCTATAAAACTGCTGGAAAAACACCTGATGATCGAAACGGAGCAGCGCATGCTGGCCTCCCTGGTGGACGAGGTGCTTTTCCGGGAAAGTTCCGACGAAGCCACGCTTCGCGACCGGGTTAAGCTGCTTGGGCTGAAGCCGCAGGAGTACCATTTTGTCCTGCTCCTGGCATTCCGGCACGAGATTTCGGACGACATCCTGCAAATCAGCATCAGGCAGTGGGTATCCCGCCTGAGAAACCTCTTTCCGGAAAGTGCGGTATTTTTAAAAGGGAATGAAATTATCGGGATCGTTTCCCTGCCTGGCAAGTCTCCTCTCCTCGACCCAAACTCTATTAAGCGAAACCTGCTCAATTTAATGAATGAAGGTATAGCGAAACCTCAGGGCGAGGTAGACCTGGGCTACAGCTTCGCCGTCAAGGAAATCTGCCGCTTAAAAGAGTGCTACGAGCAGGCGCGAAAAGCAATCAGCATCGGACGTGCCTTCAAGCCGCAAAATAACGTTTTCTTTTACGGCGAGTTCCTCAAAGAAGCGCTGATCCTGCGGGGCATCGGCAGCCACGAATACAACCTGCTGATCAAACAATTAATCGATCCGCTCAAGAAGTACGACCAGAAATACAACACCGAGCTCTGGCCGACGCTGGAAAAGTGCCTGTTAGTATCATCCCTTGAAAAAGTCGCCCAGGACCTGCACATCCACATAAGCACCCTGCGCTACCGCCTGCAGCGCATATACGAAATAACCGGCGTTGACTACTTCACCGTGCAGGGAAAATTCCTTCTCAACCTGGCCTACATCGCAGAAAAACTTAACGCGGGTCAGGCTTAA
- the AtoD gene encoding acyl CoA:acetate/3-ketoacid CoA transferase, alpha subunit, whose amino-acid sequence MVKIMNADEAIKFVKSGQRVMIGGFGMVGTPDQLIEALSRAEVKDLVIIGNDLGAANKGIGKVLLQGKIKKAVGSYFTPNPDAARLYSEGKLEVELIPQGNYAEAIRAGGVGLGPFYTPTGAGTIYARNKETRIFDGKEYILEHPIRGDVALIRAHRADRLGNLVYRKAGRNFNPLMAMAADICIAEVDEIVEAGELSPEEIVTPFIFVDILVPRS is encoded by the coding sequence ATGGTTAAAATTATGAACGCAGACGAGGCTATTAAGTTTGTGAAAAGCGGCCAGCGCGTCATGATTGGCGGCTTTGGAATGGTAGGCACCCCCGATCAGCTTATCGAGGCCCTCTCCAGAGCAGAGGTGAAGGACCTGGTAATCATCGGCAACGATTTGGGCGCCGCCAATAAAGGGATAGGGAAGGTCCTTTTACAGGGAAAGATTAAGAAGGCTGTTGGCTCTTACTTTACTCCCAATCCAGATGCCGCCCGCCTTTACAGCGAGGGAAAGCTGGAAGTGGAACTGATCCCCCAGGGCAACTATGCGGAGGCCATCCGGGCCGGCGGAGTCGGTCTGGGCCCTTTTTACACCCCGACCGGGGCCGGCACCATTTACGCCAGAAATAAAGAGACCCGCATCTTTGACGGAAAGGAATACATCCTCGAGCATCCCATCCGCGGCGATGTTGCCCTGATCCGGGCGCACCGGGCGGACCGCCTGGGAAACCTGGTTTACAGGAAGGCGGGCCGGAACTTTAACCCCTTAATGGCAATGGCGGCCGATATCTGTATAGCCGAGGTCGACGAAATTGTTGAAGCAGGAGAATTATCGCCGGAAGAAATCGTTACCCCCTTTATTTTCGTAGACATCCTGGTTCCGCGCAGTTGA
- a CDS encoding hypothetical protein (containing NemA, NADH:flavin oxidoreductases, Old Yellow Enzyme family (COG1902) and TrxB, thioredoxin reductase (COG0492)), whose translation MKFYRLFQPVKINSVELRNRIVMPPMVTNFGYADNTVSGRLVAYHAARAKGGFGLNIVENFAVHPLGKAFSAVLGLWDDRFIPGCRGLTEAVHRHGGKIFAQIYHAGAQTTENVIGVQPVAPSAVPHPVMGTLPRQLNVEEIEEIVESFGRAARRAREAGFDGVEVHGSHGYLVSEFMSAYTNRRTDEYGGDLLGRMRFPVEIIRSIRRHAGRDYPVTIRIAGDERVSDGRTIEETRVAARLLEEAGYDALHVTTATTATMHYIAPPYYLPPALNVEYAEKIKKCVSIPVITTGCIYDPHFAESILAEGRADLVGMGRASIADPELPCKVAAGLLEDIRPCTGCLQGCIGSLYYGRPITCMANPEVGREEEAVLKPALQAKKVLVVGGGPAGLEAARVAARRGHKVILCEKSGSLGGQLKIAAMPPHKQRMAHLVKYLVNQVKKAGVEIRLATEVDLKLVREISPDTVVVATGGEPFIPAIPGAEGKNVVSAWDVLGGRAGVGGKVLVIGGGSVGCETADFLAVQGKAVDLVEKLDKVGHDMVERVRYFLMQRLLSAKVGIYTEANVLEITGDGVKVERRGVMQELSGYDSIVLALGTRPVNSLVEELSKSKVNYVVIGDAKKPGNALEAIGQAAEAGRAI comes from the coding sequence GTGAAGTTTTACAGGCTTTTTCAGCCGGTTAAGATTAATTCGGTTGAACTGAGGAACCGGATCGTCATGCCGCCGATGGTGACCAATTTCGGCTACGCCGACAATACTGTTAGCGGCCGCCTGGTTGCTTACCACGCGGCCAGGGCGAAGGGCGGCTTTGGCCTGAACATAGTGGAGAACTTTGCCGTGCACCCGCTGGGCAAGGCCTTTTCGGCGGTGTTGGGCCTTTGGGATGACAGGTTCATTCCCGGCTGCCGCGGTCTTACTGAAGCGGTGCACAGGCACGGCGGCAAAATCTTTGCGCAGATTTACCATGCCGGCGCGCAGACAACGGAGAATGTTATAGGCGTGCAGCCGGTTGCCCCGTCGGCGGTGCCGCACCCGGTTATGGGTACCCTGCCGCGCCAGCTGAATGTGGAAGAGATTGAGGAAATAGTGGAATCTTTCGGCAGGGCAGCCAGGAGGGCCAGGGAAGCCGGCTTTGACGGCGTAGAGGTGCACGGTTCCCACGGCTACCTGGTGTCCGAATTTATGTCCGCCTACACGAACAGGCGCACCGACGAGTACGGCGGAGACCTGCTGGGGCGGATGCGCTTTCCGGTGGAAATAATCAGGAGCATACGCCGGCACGCCGGGCGGGACTATCCGGTTACCATCCGCATTGCCGGCGACGAGCGGGTATCGGACGGCCGGACCATAGAAGAAACGCGGGTGGCGGCGCGCCTTTTAGAGGAGGCCGGGTACGATGCCCTGCATGTAACCACGGCAACCACGGCTACCATGCACTACATTGCACCGCCCTATTACCTCCCTCCGGCGCTGAATGTTGAGTACGCCGAAAAAATCAAGAAGTGCGTTTCCATACCGGTCATCACCACGGGCTGCATTTACGACCCGCATTTTGCCGAAAGCATTCTGGCAGAGGGAAGGGCCGACCTGGTGGGGATGGGCCGCGCTTCTATTGCCGATCCGGAACTGCCCTGCAAGGTGGCCGCCGGCCTGCTGGAGGACATCCGGCCGTGTACGGGCTGCTTGCAGGGCTGCATCGGAAGCCTTTACTACGGCCGTCCCATAACCTGCATGGCCAATCCGGAAGTCGGCCGGGAGGAGGAAGCGGTGTTAAAACCGGCCCTGCAGGCAAAGAAAGTGCTCGTTGTCGGCGGTGGTCCAGCAGGGCTTGAGGCGGCAAGGGTGGCTGCCCGGCGCGGTCATAAGGTAATTTTATGTGAAAAATCCGGCAGCCTGGGAGGTCAGTTGAAAATTGCGGCCATGCCGCCCCACAAACAGAGAATGGCCCACCTTGTCAAATACCTGGTCAACCAGGTAAAGAAGGCCGGGGTGGAAATCCGCCTGGCGACCGAGGTCGATCTGAAACTGGTGCGGGAGATTTCTCCCGATACCGTAGTGGTGGCCACGGGTGGGGAACCGTTTATTCCGGCCATTCCGGGCGCGGAAGGCAAAAATGTGGTCAGCGCCTGGGACGTCCTGGGCGGCCGGGCCGGAGTGGGCGGAAAAGTGCTGGTAATAGGCGGCGGCAGCGTGGGCTGCGAGACGGCAGATTTCCTCGCAGTTCAGGGGAAAGCCGTTGACCTTGTTGAAAAGCTGGACAAAGTCGGCCACGACATGGTGGAAAGAGTGAGGTACTTCCTGATGCAGCGCCTGCTGAGCGCGAAAGTGGGCATTTACACGGAAGCAAATGTGCTCGAAATAACCGGCGACGGGGTGAAAGTTGAGCGCCGGGGCGTAATGCAGGAGTTAAGCGGCTACGACAGCATCGTCCTGGCGCTGGGCACCAGGCCGGTGAATTCCCTGGTGGAAGAACTTTCCAAAAGCAAGGTGAATTACGTGGTGATAGGCGACGCTAAAAAGCCCGGCAATGCCCTGGAAGCCATAGGCCAGGCTGCTGAGGCTGGGCGCGCAATATAA
- a CDS encoding hypothetical membrane protein, translated as MRNKLIAAALVTVLLAAVLTAAALAEVSPVQLVVNGRVIETDVPPQLVNGRTIAPVRQVVEALGAEVKWDERTRQVWIYSPELDSLQRQITLLQKALAPATPRDAVGKWAKGLKERNGALQFAVLAPELQEQSHSDLESRGWVTGVSSPWVERFEIIKETQAGSAREYEVRFYWATSTGPAGDSTTKVTVRQYGENWYVSQIQNDGFIAEQLKMQAREYLTQKYRQHYRIDRIEITPLAMNIAGSRAEAEFKTTVWHAIACATPAEWPPQKGRIKYLEENRQNLTPEQIRKIEERIDFWNKELQGYIDKPIEVNEFLKFTADLDGMGVIKKDTVEIFYEDPIGKYLPVKKEDWPAFKTAEELEKLGYEEMRELVGR; from the coding sequence GTGAGAAACAAATTAATTGCGGCCGCCCTTGTTACCGTCCTGCTTGCCGCCGTTTTAACAGCGGCGGCTTTGGCGGAGGTGAGCCCCGTGCAGCTGGTAGTAAACGGGCGGGTGATTGAAACCGACGTCCCGCCCCAGTTGGTCAACGGGCGTACCATTGCGCCGGTGCGCCAGGTAGTCGAAGCCCTTGGCGCGGAGGTCAAATGGGACGAGAGGACCAGGCAAGTGTGGATTTATTCGCCGGAGTTGGATTCGCTGCAGCGGCAAATTACCCTTTTGCAGAAGGCGCTGGCCCCCGCAACACCCAGGGATGCCGTGGGAAAATGGGCCAAAGGTCTTAAAGAGCGTAACGGTGCCTTGCAATTTGCCGTCCTGGCGCCGGAGCTGCAGGAGCAGAGCCACTCCGATCTGGAAAGCCGGGGGTGGGTAACCGGAGTGTCCAGCCCTTGGGTTGAGCGTTTTGAAATAATCAAAGAAACTCAGGCCGGCAGCGCACGGGAGTACGAGGTCAGGTTCTACTGGGCGACTTCCACCGGCCCGGCCGGCGACTCGACGACGAAGGTAACCGTCAGGCAGTACGGGGAAAACTGGTACGTGTCACAAATTCAAAACGACGGCTTTATTGCCGAACAGTTAAAAATGCAGGCCAGAGAATACCTGACTCAGAAATACCGGCAGCATTACCGCATTGACAGGATTGAAATCACCCCGCTGGCAATGAATATTGCCGGCTCCCGGGCGGAGGCCGAATTCAAAACCACGGTCTGGCATGCTATAGCCTGCGCCACCCCGGCGGAGTGGCCACCACAGAAGGGCAGGATTAAATACCTGGAGGAAAACCGGCAGAACCTCACCCCGGAGCAGATCCGGAAGATTGAAGAAAGGATAGATTTCTGGAACAAAGAGCTCCAGGGCTATATCGACAAACCAATTGAAGTCAACGAGTTCTTGAAGTTTACGGCTGATTTGGACGGCATGGGCGTCATCAAAAAAGACACGGTTGAAATTTTCTACGAGGACCCGATCGGCAAATACCTCCCGGTAAAGAAGGAAGACTGGCCAGCATTTAAGACGGCTGAGGAACTGGAAAAACTGGGTTATGAGGAGATGCGTGAACTGGTTGGCCGGTAA